The following coding sequences are from one Capsicum annuum cultivar UCD-10X-F1 chromosome 3, UCD10Xv1.1, whole genome shotgun sequence window:
- the LOC107863638 gene encoding glucan endo-1,3-beta-glucosidase 13, which produces MATFTILPSLLILLSFLSVAYSGSIGINYGRIANNLPSPSQVVQLLKTQGVNRVKLYDTDSTVLTALSGSNISVTVALPNEQLSDAASKQSFTDSWAQSNILPYYPKTLIESIAVGNEVFVDPKNTTPFLVPAMKNVYSSLVKYGLASSITVSSPLALTALQNSYPSSSGSFKTDLIEPVMKPMLSFLKQTGSSLMVNIYPFFAYAADTDTISLDYALFRDNKGVTDPNNGLVYKSLFEAQMDAVYAAMKALNFDDVPIEITETGWPSKGDENEAGASADNAAAYNGNLVRKVLTGRGTPLKPNEPLNVYLFALFNENQKPGPISERNYGLFYPNQQKVYDIPLTKEGLNSGSTVNNGSKSQVVNTQSPSPSPSPPLVNASDVETSKVVNTWCVANEKAPRKKLQAALDYACGEGGADCHPIQPGATCYNPASLEAHASYAFNSYYQKKARGTGTCDFNGAAYLVTQHPKYGSCKFPTGY; this is translated from the exons ATGGCCACTTTTACTATATTGCCCTCTCTCTTGATTCTACTCTCTTTTCTCTCTGTTGCATATTCAGGATCCATTGGAATTAATTATGGCCGAATTGCGAACAATCTTCCATCTCCATCCCAAGTCGTTCAGCTCCTTAAAACACAAGGCGTTAACCGAGTTAAGCTTTACGATACTGATTCCACGGTACTCACTGCTCTTTCTGGCTCGAATATATCAGTTACTGTTGCCCTTCCTAATGAGCAACTCTCTGATGCTGCCTCTAAACAATCTTTCACTGATTCATGGGCTCAATCGAACATCCTTCCTTATTACCCGAAAACTCTTATTGAATCCATAGCTGTCGGAAATGAAGTGTTTGTCGATCCCAAAAACACAACTCCCTTTCTCGTACCCGCTATGAAAAACGTTTACTCATCTCTTGTCAAATATGGTCTTGCTTCGTCGATCACAGTTTCATCCCCTCTTGCACTCACTGCTCTACAAAATTCTTACCCTTCGTCCTCCGGTTCATTCAAAACGGATCTTATTGAACCGGTCATGAAACCCATGTTGAGTTTTCTTAAACAAACAGGTTCTTCTCTTATGGTGAATATTTACCCTTTTTTTGCGTATGCAGCGGATACGGACACAATCTCCTTGGACTATGCTTTGTTTCGGGATAACAAAGGTGTAACGGATCCGAATAATGGGCTTGTTTACAAAAGCCTTTTTGAGGCCCAAATGGATGCTGTTTATGCAGCCATGAAAGCTTTGAATTTCGATGATGTGCCCATCGAGATTACTGAAACTGGCTGGCCTTCCAAGGGTGATGAAAACGAGGCTGGTGCAAGTGCTGACAATGCTGCGGCTTACAACGGCAATCTTGTAAGAAAAGTACTTACTGGACGTGGGACCCCTTTGAAACCAAATGAACCTCTTAACGTCTATTTATTCGCTTTGTTCAATGAGAATCAAAAGCCCGGGCCCATATCCGAAAGGAACTATGGGCTTTTCTATCCTAATCAACAGAAAGTTTACGATATTCCGCTTACCAAAGAGGGATTGAACAGTGGGTCCACCGTGAATAACGGAAGTAAAAGCCAGGTGGTGAATACGCAGTCGCCATCTCCATCTCCGTCTCCGCCCCTCGTTAACGCCAGTGATGTGGAGACAAGCAAGGTGGTGAACACCTGGTGTGTGGCCAATGAAAAAGCTCCACGTAAAAAGTTGCAAGCGGCCTTAGACTACGCTTGTGGAGAAGGTGGGGCTGATTGCCATCCGATTCAACCGGGTGCTACGTGTTATAATCCGGCTTCACTGGAGGCACACGCTTCTTATGCGTTCAATAGTTACTATCAGAAAAAGGCACGTGGGACTGGCACGTGCGACTTCAACGGAGCAGCCTATCTTGTCACTCAACATCCTA AATATGGCAGTTGCAAGTTTCCAACAGGATATTGA